A region of the Lycium barbarum isolate Lr01 chromosome 1, ASM1917538v2, whole genome shotgun sequence genome:
tttcgGTTATTTTAATTTTACAGTTCACCTAAAAATACACCTTTATTAAAATGTAACGACGCAGGCCTCCACAAACCTATTTGGAGCACACCATCAAATAAAACTTCTATTTATTTCTTCTGAAATATTTAATGTAAATGCTATTAAAAAATTACATAAAGTAATTAAACTGAAATGTGTTATATCAAGTAGCAAGACAACAACGATAGCATCATCACGACGTGAATCCCTCACTGATTGACTAGGGAGAAGAGTAAATGTCCAAAGACACCAATGTTGATCAATTGAGCCAAAAAAATATCAGCTTATAGGCCACAGAAACCACAAGTTGAATATGATACATATATGTCCAATGGCCAAAATCcttttttatatttgaaacataacttataaaatatattttatatattcaatttaacatatttgtaaatataaaatatatttcatacatgtaaagctattcggttcggttcggaaTTTTTTCGGTTTCTTTAATAAATTAAAAAGACCACCCTAATTGTTCGGGACGATTTTAAGCTTAAATAAAAAAAACCACGATTTTATTGAAAAAAACACTATAAATCGGTTCGGTATGATTAGGTTCGGtcggttttttttatttttttgacacCCCTAGTGAACAACATAACATATGAATTCAAtattaaatgaatcaagaataGGAATGTGTCTTGCTCTAATATTATTATGATAGGACTTAAATCAAATTAAAATAATTCAAAACGTGAAAATTATTCAAGATTGTACAAGAACGACACCCAATTTTCTCCATCAATATAGGACACTTAACATGAAGTATGATATTTTCTCGAAGTTGATGATTTCTTGATGAGCTTGAATTACAATTAGAAGTGTTTTGCACTTCGACTTGAATCTCgttaaaaatatattgaaggatGATGTTGTTAATTATCGGTAAAAAGTTGTGTAATATAAAAAATCAACTTCAAAGCAAACTTGATTATTATGGTAAATGTTGCTATAGATGGTGATTGTTATTAAGAGGTATAATTGTACGTAATTTTGTTTGGTTATTTCATATGTCCACTTTATATGACACAACACAGCaatgagaggtatgtccactttttagaatgttttaattttaatttggCACTCCATTCTTTTTATAATAAGTGATATTTTTAGCTTATGCACATTCTTAAAAAATTGCTCACTTCTAGAAAAATAGAAGTGTTATTACTAACTTATGCTTAATCAAATTTTACCTCTTTTTAAGCTGACATTTGGATTCCATTTTTACCTCTTTCTAAGCTGACATTGGGATATTGGAATTTGGATATTAGAAGGTGATTACTATTGAACATTTAATGAGGGAGTGTCATTAAAACTTCAACCTGAAACATTTATTACTGAACATTATAATGTGGATACTATTGCTTTCGCATAAAATATTGTGCTTACTATGATTAAATGTCCGGAAAGAAAAAttacttaatgattcttgattatgtaaataagggTAATTTTAAAAGAATAAGATCAagttcttcttgaaatcctaaagcaccacttattttgaaataaaataaaaaacctaaaacaccatttatttagaaacagagggagtataacgAAGGCAATAGATGAATTAAATGAAAAAACACTGTCCGTCATATAATTGATCGACTATTTGAAATCAAGAGGTATTAGTAAATAACTTTTGTattaattaccaagtaaaatttaCAAACCATATAGCTTAGCCAACACATCTAGCTAACAGAATCAAACGTcaaataaaaattgaaaagaaactAACAGTCATCTATCCTAGAGAGGGAACTAAAATCAATACAACCAAGACTATAACTTCAGACTATCGTGTCAGTAGCTCTAACATTCGCCATTTATGCACCCTACATATGCTCTCAGCTCCTCTAGAGACTTCTGCATAGATGTGTAATGTGTTTAAAAATCTTATCAGCAACTGACCTCCCCTTTGAATTCTGAATAGAACTACTTCCTATATGTTGATCCCAGTGGCGGACAACTGACTTAACTGGAGAGCCTAAACGGTATTGAGGATGAGTCCACTGATCAACAAATGGCTTCTATCTACAGGTTCTTTCATTATGGATCGGTCGACTTGTCATGCTCACACACAATTAGGTAGCCTCATGGATCCCCCTTCTCTTCAGGACTATATTTTAGATTGTTGTAGCAAATGGACATTCTACAAATATACGATCTCCACTCCATTTGTGTTTGACAGAATACACAGGCTGGATTAATATTAAGCCCTCATTTGAGTAATTTGAAGTGCATGTTCCCAGTCCCATTGCTCTGCAATTGAGTTCCGTCTCTTCTAGCATCAAAAAAATTCTTAGTCATCCAACAAGACTGCTATGGTACAAGCACTTCCACAAAGACGTAGTTACGGTTGTAAGGCAATTCAAAAAATTTATAAAAACTAGTATGTTCATAAGAATCACAAGTCTCTGACCGAAAGAAAACTAAAAACAAGAATCTAGAAAACACCAACCTCAGTTAGTGGAGAAAAACATTAAGGAGTCATTTGGTTTGCGGACAAAGTTATCCGGTATTATACGTACCAATTATAATTCTAGGACTAAATTATCCCACATCCAAGATAGCCAAACGCAGGTGATTTCCCATTCAACAGGCGAATCAAGTTAAAATTTTAATAGAAATAAGTCTTAGTAAGTTATTATTTTCCAATAAACTTCAAACAAGCAACACAAGCGTAGTAACTTTTGCACTCATTTTTAGAACATTGAGAATCTGCTGATAAGAAAGTTTCCAATTGTGGAAATGAACCAATAGGCATCAATCTACATTTCTAGCAGACTAAGCTCAAAACAAATAGCTAAAGGGCGCCACAAATTAGTAACTCAAGTGCCAGTACATTAGCGAAGCGCTGCTATATAATTCAATCACCAAACATCCTTTTCTTATAAGGCGTTCAGTCACAAACATCTTACAACCCAGTACATAGGCTTTAACAAAACTTGCTAGCATTAAGTTTCAAAATTTGAAGCTCGAAGGAAAATTAATGAAGCAGTGAAAGCATAAAAGTCTCAACATCATCCCTAGAAGTCAGGGGCGAATGTAGTAAAGActcagggtgttcacccgaacaccctgggcaaaaaattacagtgtatatttagggtaaatATTTTGTGTTTATGTACGTATAttgacttttgaacaccctgaacaaatgcaaaagtTGGTTCAGTTGTTTTTCCGAATACCCTGAttcaaaatcctggatccgccactacTAGAAGTAACAACTAAAATGGAAGCACCAAGCTCACATTCCGGTAAAAGCTTTTTTCCCACCACCAGCAGACCCAGCTGGAACCACCTTCAAGACATTGAACCTCACGGTTTTGGACAAAGGCCTGTAAAACAGAAAATGTTACCACATACAATaacagaaaataaagaaaattactATAGCAAAATAAAAACAGAACGGTCCAAACCTGCACTGTCCAATAATAACATGATCACCCTCTTTCACACGGAAGCATGGTGATATGTGAGCTGGAATATTGGAGTGCCTCTTCTCATATCTGACATATTAATTTACATGTTACAACTAACAAAAGAAGAAGTTAAGCAGCTAATATATTTAAAAGTGACAAGCTCTTGCCTCTGGTACTTCTTGACATAATGTAGGTAATTCCGTCGAACAGTGATGGTTCTGTTCATCTTAGCACTGTGGCATGCACCAGCAAGGATACGACCTCGGATGGAAACATTGCCAGTGAATGGGCATTTCTTGTCAATGTAAGTACCTAAATTCAAACAGACCAAACCATTAGGTTAGACCATAGAACAAAGAGAATTAAGCAATCATAGCCATTTTAAAATGCAGAAAAAAATTGCTTGCAATATACTTTTCTATATTTGAAAGCCAACATTAAGTTCATGCAACTTATTGTTAACAGGGTTTTAAAAAGCACGTAAATCTAAAAAGTCGTGGTGGAAAATTTACCATCTAAGCCAAACATAACTTAAGTGAaagaatcccaacggattatAAGCAATAACAAACCACGTTAAGATTCACAAGCAGAACATGTACAATTCTTTCTTATTGGCAAAATGATGATCACATGTACATAAATTAATCATTGCTGCTTTGTAAATATTTACTATCTTGGCAAATGAGAAATGAACGAAGCATAATCCAGGTGAGGTTTTGGCTTTTTCAAGCCCTACAAGTTGCTTTTGGCTTGAATCATATGTACATCGATCAAGTCCATTGTTGGACAAGAACAGCAGAGAGGCAAGACAAGATGTAGGATACTTTGATCTACACGTGGCAAGCACGGCCGATGTCATAGCTAGTGTCTCCAGTGACAGTCTTGTAATTCAAGACTGCATTAGTGAAAAGGTTAGCTTAATTTGTTCTTTCATTATTCTAAGTTTAGTAAAATCATTCGAACATTAATTAATAATGTTTATAATTTGGAAATTAATACAGGTTCCAGTTTTCTTGATGAACGTAGCAACATTTATTGGGTCCTACGTGGTAGGATTCTTGATGATATGGAGGCTGGCAATAGTGGGATTTCCTTTTATTATTCTCCTGGTGATTCCAGGTCTTATGTatgggagggctcttatggacaTAGCCAGAAAAATAAGGGACGAATATGGCAAAGCTGGAACTATTGTGGAGCAAGCAATTTCTTCTGTAAGAAGAGTATATTCTTTTGTGGGAGAAAGCAAAACTATAGAGGGTTAGAGAAGAGATGCGAGGTAGCAAAAACCCTAATTTGCAGCACTAGTAAGTGATGCGGCTTAGAGAAGCTTATGTACTGCAGGTTGAGATAGAGACTCTGGATGGACTTGCAATATGGGCTAATTTGCAAGATGGGCTCAAAATCCAACCAActaaatttgtaaaaatttcacgGGCAAtttgcagaattgcccttcttttgggtggtctttaaattctgcccttcatatttgcggtctttaaattttacccctcatatttgtggtctttaagttttgcccttagcttggatacctgaggttctgggttcgaacccccgctcaagcatagaataaaaaaataatttcgcaaggcagggctggagggagtgtGTGCCGAATCCgccataaagtccttaaggaaaaactaaagttatgccggagggggcataacttttcctcaaggcatagtttagttatgccttatggggcaaaacttttccttaaggaactatgccttatggggcagacttttaattaagacataaccaaaagtatgcctcataaggcagaacttttccttaaggcaaacttttagttatgtcttaaggaaaaatttcgtcttatggggcatacttttagttatattttatgggcacacttttagttaaggcataactaaaagtatgccccataagacggaacttttccttaaggcataattaaaagtttgccttgaaaagtaaaataaataaataaatatatatatatatatataacaatcaATCGCTATAAAAGGCGAaaaaaatcaagagaaaaaggCTATTATAAAAAGGTTTGACTCTAATTATTATATTGACAACTAGTCATACATAACATTCGTTGAAACTCAAAAGTGTGAGTAAAATCACCCGTCAATTTTAATCTCGAAGTGCATATATAATTTGATTATGAGACCGCTATTTAAAACATCCCTCAGTGGACAAAAATTTACAAATCTACACACTTCACATCAACTTCATCTAAAGTTTTATCATTTTTTTGCATGGATTGCCCTTGTTTTggggcggtctttaaattttgcccctcatatttgtggtctttaagttttgcccttcgcttggatacatgaggttctaggttcgaacccctgctcaggtataaaataaaaaaataatttcgcaagcagggctgggggagtgtatgccgaatccggcatacaatccctaaggaaaaactaaagttatgccggaggaggcagactttgccttgaggcatatattttattttattttacttttcaaggtaaacttttagttatgctctaaggaaaagttccgccttatggggcatacgtttgccttataaggcaaagtctatgtcttagggaaaagttctgccttatggggcatacttttggttacgccttaattaaaagtttgccccataaggcatagttccttaaaggaaaagttttgccccataagacataactaaactatgccttgaggaacaATTATGCCCCCTtgggcataactttagtttttccttaaggactttatgctgGATCCGGTATACACTCCTCTCAGCCCCGCCTTgtgaaattatttttatattttatgcctgagcgggggttcgaacccagaacctcaggttttcaaacgaagggcaaaactt
Encoded here:
- the LOC132616889 gene encoding small ribosomal subunit protein uS17-like, with the protein product PNGLVCLNLGTYIDKKCPFTGNVSIRGRILAGACHSAKMNRTITVRRNYLHYVKKYQRYEKRHSNIPAHISPCFRVKEGDHVIIGQCRPLSKTVRFNVLKVVPAGSAGGGKKAFTGM